Proteins encoded by one window of Filimonas effusa:
- a CDS encoding M23 family metallopeptidase, with protein sequence MYCAKYTGNMLACCLCIILALPACTTSQRGLFAKKTEHEKYADRITQAGLSTSTLGSLWFTAADKALNRPLSVSLPYKETGYFAAHKPDAAGYVFAARRGDQLNILVQAKPEGRVKLFADLWKPAASQNSKPSLLSAADSSGIVIRYEVEQDGNLLLRLQPELLNSVGYTISITTAPSLAFPVSGAASRIGSFWGDNRDGGRRSHEGIDIFSKFRTPLLAAANGVITSTRENNLGGKVIFLRPQGKTYLLYYAHLDEQLVREGQEVAVGDTIGFMGNTGNARNTPSHLHFGIYSGGGAIDPLPFINKNRPSPLAVAADTGILQQNVRSLSAAVITTAPTKNSTAIEKLPPNSIMQLLAATGGFYKVALPGNKEGFVESKFVSTRTWQRQQVKATAFLHDAPDASAAIKSEIKTGETVDVMGTYGSFRYIRYNNQEGWVSL encoded by the coding sequence ATGTATTGCGCTAAATATACCGGTAACATGCTCGCCTGCTGTCTTTGTATTATATTGGCGCTGCCGGCCTGTACTACATCGCAAAGAGGTCTCTTTGCGAAGAAAACGGAACATGAAAAGTATGCCGACCGTATTACGCAGGCGGGCCTCTCCACCAGCACACTCGGCAGCCTTTGGTTTACGGCTGCAGATAAGGCCTTGAATCGTCCTTTGTCGGTATCCCTGCCTTATAAAGAAACGGGCTATTTTGCCGCCCACAAGCCCGATGCTGCAGGTTACGTATTCGCTGCGCGCCGCGGCGACCAGCTTAACATCCTCGTACAAGCGAAACCGGAAGGCCGTGTGAAGCTCTTTGCCGATCTCTGGAAACCTGCTGCTTCGCAAAACAGCAAACCTTCCTTGCTATCAGCAGCCGACTCCTCTGGCATTGTTATCCGTTACGAAGTGGAGCAGGACGGAAACCTGCTCTTACGTCTTCAGCCCGAATTACTTAATAGCGTTGGATATACCATTTCTATTACTACTGCTCCTTCCCTGGCTTTTCCCGTATCCGGAGCGGCATCACGCATTGGCAGCTTTTGGGGCGATAACCGCGACGGTGGCCGCCGCAGCCACGAAGGCATAGATATCTTCAGTAAATTCAGAACCCCATTGCTCGCCGCAGCCAACGGGGTTATTACCAGCACAAGGGAAAATAACCTTGGTGGTAAGGTCATTTTCCTCAGACCGCAGGGAAAGACCTACCTGTTATACTACGCCCATCTCGACGAACAATTGGTCCGGGAAGGCCAGGAGGTTGCAGTTGGCGATACCATTGGTTTTATGGGAAATACCGGCAATGCGCGCAATACACCTTCACATCTTCACTTCGGCATTTATAGTGGTGGAGGTGCCATAGATCCTTTACCCTTTATTAATAAGAACCGGCCGTCGCCGCTTGCCGTCGCTGCCGATACAGGTATCCTTCAACAGAATGTGCGCAGCCTTTCCGCTGCTGTTATAACAACAGCTCCCACTAAAAATAGCACTGCCATAGAAAAACTGCCCCCTAACAGTATCATGCAGCTGCTTGCTGCTACAGGAGGATTTTACAAAGTAGCGTTACCCGGAAATAAAGAAGGCTTTGTTGAAAGTAAATTCGTTTCTACCCGTACCTGGCAACGGCAGCAGGTAAAAGCAACGGCCTTCCTTCACGATGCGCCGGATGCTTCGGCAGCTATAAAATCAGAGATTAAAACCGGCGAAACGGTTGATGTGATGGGCACCTATGGCTCTTTCCGGTATATCCGTTACAACAACCAGGAGGGTTGGGTGAGCTTATAA
- a CDS encoding alpha/beta hydrolase, with product MHKKQVITEGTGAAGKALILIHGRGGAAADMLSLAGHLSVSDFKLVAPQATNNTWYPYSFLAPPAQNEPWLSSALDLLKQVVDDLNNEGFANENIYFAGFSQGACLTLEFVTRNATRYGGIVAFTGGLIGDKIYPGNYKGDFAGTPVFIGSGNPDAHVPVERVYATANILRDKNANVVEKLYANRPHTIIEDEITQANNIVFAAFVPPAS from the coding sequence ATGCACAAGAAACAAGTAATAACAGAAGGCACCGGCGCAGCCGGTAAAGCGCTCATCTTGATACACGGACGTGGCGGCGCTGCCGCAGACATGCTCTCGCTCGCCGGCCATCTCTCTGTCAGCGACTTTAAACTTGTGGCGCCGCAGGCAACCAATAATACCTGGTATCCCTATTCATTTCTGGCGCCACCCGCCCAAAATGAACCCTGGCTTTCTTCAGCGCTCGACCTGCTGAAACAGGTGGTTGACGACCTCAACAACGAAGGCTTTGCGAATGAAAATATCTATTTCGCAGGCTTTTCTCAGGGCGCCTGCCTTACCCTGGAATTTGTAACGCGTAATGCAACCAGGTATGGCGGAATCGTGGCTTTTACCGGTGGACTCATAGGCGATAAAATTTATCCCGGAAACTACAAAGGCGACTTTGCCGGTACGCCGGTCTTCATTGGTTCCGGCAATCCCGACGCACATGTTCCCGTTGAAAGGGTTTACGCCACTGCTAATATCCTGCGCGATAAAAACGCCAATGTCGTGGAAAAGCTCTATGCCAACAGGCCGCATACCATTATTGAAGATGAGATCACGCAGGCTAATAACATTGTGTTTGCAGCTTTTGTACCTCCCGCATCGTAA
- a CDS encoding prolyl-tRNA synthetase associated domain-containing protein translates to MSMFYISEVKSTAPAAFQTTLQEMVYHVLQQFNVCYERVDTDEAITMEDCLLIDEKLNMQTVKTLFLCNRQQTDFYLLITTAGKPFKTKDLSSLLGISRLSFAPADLLEQMLGTKVGGASIFSVMLDKDNKVQVVLDEDAISSEWYGCNDGTSTSYMKLKTEWVVNEFLAFAHHKPKIIKL, encoded by the coding sequence ATGAGCATGTTTTATATAAGCGAAGTAAAAAGTACCGCTCCTGCTGCATTTCAAACTACATTACAGGAAATGGTATATCACGTATTGCAACAGTTCAACGTATGTTATGAACGCGTTGATACCGATGAAGCTATTACAATGGAAGATTGCCTACTCATAGATGAGAAGCTGAACATGCAAACTGTAAAGACGTTATTTCTCTGCAACCGGCAGCAAACAGATTTCTACCTTCTCATCACTACTGCCGGCAAGCCTTTCAAGACCAAAGACCTGAGCAGCCTATTGGGGATTTCACGTTTATCGTTTGCGCCGGCAGATTTGCTTGAACAGATGCTGGGAACAAAAGTTGGCGGCGCCAGCATCTTTAGTGTAATGCTGGATAAGGACAATAAGGTACAGGTTGTACTTGATGAAGACGCTATATCCAGTGAATGGTATGGCTGTAACGACGGGACCTCTACAAGTTATATGAAGCTAAAGACCGAATGGGTAGTTAATGAATTTCTGGCTTTTGCGCATCATAAGCCTAAGATCATAAAACTATAG
- a CDS encoding GAF domain-containing protein — protein MAEDLTIATGSKAGQYEALIPQINGLITGEPDLVANLANVAAALKEQFKWWWVGFYLVKGNELVLGPFQGPVACTRIAKGRGVCGAAWQQAATLIVPDVEKFPGHIACSSLSKSEIVVPIIRNGEVIGVLDVDSEFADHFDTTDQRFLEAIIEMIEFS, from the coding sequence ATGGCAGAAGATCTTACAATTGCAACCGGCTCCAAAGCCGGGCAATACGAAGCATTGATCCCGCAGATTAACGGGCTCATTACCGGTGAACCAGACCTGGTTGCCAACCTGGCAAATGTAGCTGCGGCGCTAAAAGAGCAGTTTAAATGGTGGTGGGTAGGTTTCTACCTGGTAAAAGGAAATGAGCTCGTTTTAGGCCCTTTCCAGGGGCCGGTAGCATGTACCCGCATTGCGAAAGGAAGGGGTGTTTGTGGCGCTGCCTGGCAACAGGCCGCTACGCTCATCGTGCCCGATGTAGAGAAATTCCCCGGCCACATCGCCTGCAGCAGCCTGTCTAAATCTGAAATAGTAGTGCCCATTATCAGAAACGGCGAAGTAATAGGCGTACTGGATGTCGATAGCGAATTCGCAGACCATTTCGATACCACCGACCAGCGCTTCCTCGAAGCCATTATCGAAATGATTGAATTCTCTTAG